A region from the Vibrio navarrensis genome encodes:
- a CDS encoding ABC transporter permease codes for MNNLFKLILGNSVARIGLVIVSLFIFMAVGAPLITKHAPDKRTGNPHEYPSFVVTSAKANPDGWIAKNLADDRRTLQLSKKADHALGTSRMGRDIWSQLAYGARVSLAVGFGAGITVCFLATVIGISAGYFGGRIDDILTAAMNIMLVIPQYPLLFVLAAFIGEAGPVTIAIIIGCTSWAWGARVVRSQTLALREKEFVKAAEVLGESSWRIIFVEILPNLIPIVGASFIGSVMYAITMESIISFLGLGDPNTISWGIMLYNVQTSSSMLIGAWWELLAPCIALTLLVTGLALLNFAVDEIANPQLRSHKGMKRWKKLAEQDKKERAPAIEPQNVLCSGDK; via the coding sequence ATGAACAATCTATTTAAGCTTATTCTAGGTAACTCAGTTGCACGTATTGGTCTGGTGATTGTTAGCCTGTTTATTTTCATGGCAGTGGGCGCACCACTTATCACTAAACATGCGCCAGATAAGAGAACAGGTAACCCACACGAATACCCAAGTTTTGTCGTGACCTCCGCGAAAGCCAATCCTGATGGTTGGATTGCCAAAAACCTCGCCGATGATCGCCGTACGCTGCAACTGTCTAAAAAGGCTGATCATGCGCTAGGCACGTCGCGTATGGGCCGTGATATCTGGTCTCAACTGGCTTACGGTGCTCGCGTGTCACTCGCTGTTGGCTTTGGCGCAGGTATTACCGTCTGTTTCTTGGCGACTGTTATCGGCATTTCGGCGGGTTACTTTGGTGGTCGTATCGACGATATTCTCACCGCGGCGATGAACATCATGTTGGTGATACCGCAATATCCGCTGCTGTTTGTTTTAGCCGCCTTTATTGGCGAAGCAGGGCCGGTAACCATCGCGATTATTATCGGTTGTACCTCCTGGGCGTGGGGCGCGCGGGTCGTTCGCTCACAAACACTTGCGCTGCGTGAAAAAGAGTTTGTCAAAGCCGCTGAAGTGCTGGGTGAGTCCTCATGGCGCATCATCTTCGTTGAGATTCTGCCCAACCTGATTCCTATTGTCGGCGCAAGCTTTATCGGTTCAGTTATGTACGCCATTACCATGGAATCCATCATATCCTTCCTTGGCCTTGGCGATCCCAACACCATCAGTTGGGGCATCATGCTGTACAACGTACAAACCTCTTCTTCGATGCTCATCGGCGCTTGGTGGGAACTACTGGCTCCATGTATCGCACTGACCTTGTTGGTCACTGGTTTGGCGCTGCTTAACTTCGCAGTCGATGAAATTGCCAACCCACAACTTCGCTCTCATAAAGGTATGAAACGCTGGAAAAAACTGGCAGAGCAAGACAAGAAAGAACGTGCTCCAGCGATTGAACCACAAAATGTACTTTGCAGCGGAGATAAATAA
- a CDS encoding ABC transporter ATP-binding protein — translation MTTPLISIRNLCVDYITDAGDVRACNNVSFDIAPGEVFGLAGESGCGKSTVAFSLMRLHKPPAFITGGEVIFNGEDILQYSDDRMQAFRWSQMSMVFQSAMNALNPVLTMEDQFCDVIMRHTNMTREQAKRRAEGLLEIVDIHASRLSDYPHQFSGGMRQRLVIAIALALNPKMIIMDEPTTALDVVVQREILQKIYALKEEFGFSILFITHDLSLMVEFSDRIGIMYSGELIEVAPAKQILESPFHPYTKGLGSSFPPLTGPKTKLTGIPGNPLNLLDVPQGCRFQARCSRVHDTCTKVATSLRQIEPGRFSNCHLYGEPIAQHKL, via the coding sequence ATGACAACGCCACTTATTTCAATCCGCAATCTATGCGTTGACTACATCACCGATGCGGGCGATGTCCGTGCCTGTAACAATGTCAGCTTCGACATTGCCCCCGGTGAAGTGTTTGGTCTTGCTGGAGAATCTGGCTGTGGTAAATCAACCGTCGCTTTCTCTTTGATGCGCCTGCACAAGCCGCCCGCGTTTATTACTGGCGGAGAAGTGATTTTCAACGGTGAAGATATTCTCCAATACAGTGACGATCGCATGCAGGCGTTTCGCTGGAGCCAAATGTCCATGGTATTCCAAAGCGCGATGAACGCGCTTAACCCTGTATTGACCATGGAAGATCAGTTCTGCGATGTGATCATGCGCCACACCAATATGACACGTGAGCAAGCTAAACGCCGCGCCGAAGGGCTGCTAGAGATCGTTGACATTCACGCCAGCCGTCTCAGCGATTATCCGCACCAGTTCTCTGGCGGTATGCGCCAGCGCCTAGTGATTGCCATTGCTCTCGCGCTCAATCCGAAAATGATCATCATGGATGAACCAACCACCGCCCTCGATGTGGTGGTACAGCGCGAAATCTTGCAAAAGATCTATGCGCTGAAAGAAGAGTTTGGTTTTTCAATCCTCTTCATCACCCATGACTTGTCGTTGATGGTCGAGTTTTCCGATCGCATCGGCATCATGTACTCCGGTGAGCTGATTGAGGTTGCGCCAGCGAAACAAATTCTGGAATCCCCTTTCCACCCTTATACCAAAGGGTTGGGTAGTTCATTCCCACCGCTGACAGGACCAAAAACCAAACTGACCGGCATACCTGGTAACCCGTTGAACCTGCTGGATGTTCCACAAGGTTGCCGTTTCCAAGCCCGTTGCAGTCGTGTTCACGACACTTGTACCAAGGTCGCCACCAGCTTACGACAAATCGAGCCAGGCCGTTTTTCCAACTGCCACCTGTATGGCGAGCCGATTGCTCAGCACAAGCTGTAA
- a CDS encoding ABC transporter ATP-binding protein: MSKEYGELLIEGKNVVKDFPLNSNSIKQSKMRALNDVSFKMYKARGLSVVGESGSGKSTTAKMIAKMYAPSNGVIEYKGRDIQEITSRKDLMAYREGIQMVWQDPFGSLNPTHNIFHHIARPLLIHKKIAPGNPKELEERVYDLLEQVGLIPPKETAAKFPHQLSGGQRQRVNLARNIAVGAEVVLADEPTSMLDVSIRAGVLNLMEEMKFEKQMSLLYITHDIATARYIAEDLAVMYVGHMVEWGDTEEIIHDPQHPYTQLLVSAVPDPSKSIHDKLKGNKGEIPLWTPASVGCPFAGRCEHATSRCREQLPEVTQLSENHFVRCYLFEN, encoded by the coding sequence ATGAGCAAAGAATATGGTGAGCTGCTGATTGAAGGCAAAAACGTCGTCAAAGACTTCCCGCTCAATAGCAACTCAATCAAACAATCTAAGATGCGTGCCCTCAATGACGTGTCATTCAAAATGTACAAAGCTCGCGGGTTATCGGTCGTGGGTGAGTCCGGCTCTGGTAAATCAACCACCGCCAAAATGATCGCCAAAATGTACGCGCCAAGCAACGGAGTGATTGAATATAAAGGCCGAGACATTCAAGAGATCACCTCACGAAAAGATCTGATGGCTTACCGCGAAGGCATTCAGATGGTGTGGCAAGATCCGTTTGGCTCACTTAACCCAACACACAATATCTTCCACCACATCGCCAGGCCACTGCTGATCCATAAAAAGATCGCCCCGGGCAACCCAAAAGAGCTGGAAGAGCGTGTTTACGATCTGCTGGAACAGGTCGGCCTTATTCCACCAAAAGAGACCGCAGCGAAGTTCCCCCATCAGCTTTCTGGTGGCCAACGTCAGCGCGTCAACTTAGCACGCAATATTGCCGTCGGCGCGGAAGTGGTATTGGCGGACGAACCGACTTCCATGCTGGATGTCTCCATCCGTGCTGGCGTGCTCAACTTGATGGAAGAGATGAAGTTTGAGAAACAGATGTCACTGCTCTACATCACGCACGACATCGCAACCGCACGCTACATTGCCGAAGATCTGGCCGTAATGTACGTCGGTCACATGGTGGAATGGGGAGATACGGAAGAGATCATTCATGACCCTCAACACCCTTACACGCAACTGTTGGTGTCTGCGGTGCCCGATCCAAGCAAATCGATTCACGACAAGTTAAAAGGCAATAAAGGGGAAATTCCACTCTGGACGCCCGCTTCCGTTGGTTGCCCTTTTGCGGGGCGCTGTGAACACGCGACCAGTCGATGCCGCGAGCAGTTACCTGAAGTAACGCAGCTATCGGAAAACCACTTTGTTCGTTGTTATTTATTTGAAAATTAA
- a CDS encoding glycoside hydrolase family 9 protein, which translates to MLLLTNHIGYERNGPKKAVLQTRQARLSSDTALLVCANEHQTITTLPIQKAGRVANWHQGYFYTIDFSDFNHVGEFYLRFDNLCSATFTIGDTLLFKRTFSDVLHYFKSQRCGGMFDQQDKAVPLLHSEQTVDVHGGWYDASGDVSKYLSHLSYANYLNPQQTPMVVWNMLKGLALMSESSDFPAFSQVRLKEEALHGADFLVRMQNPKGFFYTTVFDKWSKDVKQREICTYATQQGHKSDDYQAGFRQGGGIAIAALAAAARLDVHGEYDQQKYLNAAENGYWHLKENNRHYLNDGTENIIDEYCALLACVELYRSTQELRYLEESRAWAARLSARQHSDEQFAHFWSANQDGSRPYFHAAEAGLPVIALCEYLSIESDEPYSEPLRQVVHNACEFEVTITNRVTNPFGYPRQYVKGVNQVKRDAFFVAQQNESGYWWQGENARLGSLAVLGFLAQKHLRDEALKQTLLLLAQDALNWILGLNPYDMCMLDGHGHNNPDYLPHLGFFNAKGGVCNGITAGFEDEEDIAFNPDGQKDDMLQNWRWGEQWIPHGAWYLLAMMCQAHHHTQFEQE; encoded by the coding sequence ATGCTGCTACTCACTAACCATATAGGCTACGAACGAAACGGCCCCAAGAAAGCCGTGCTTCAGACACGTCAAGCACGTCTGTCGTCTGACACCGCCTTGCTGGTCTGTGCCAATGAGCATCAAACGATCACTACCCTTCCAATACAAAAAGCCGGTCGCGTCGCCAACTGGCATCAAGGGTATTTTTACACCATTGATTTTAGTGACTTTAACCACGTTGGTGAGTTCTATCTTCGCTTTGACAACCTATGTTCAGCCACCTTTACCATCGGCGACACTTTACTGTTCAAGCGAACCTTTTCCGACGTATTGCACTACTTTAAATCGCAACGCTGTGGCGGAATGTTTGACCAACAAGATAAAGCCGTTCCTTTGCTGCACAGCGAGCAAACTGTGGATGTGCACGGCGGCTGGTACGACGCCTCAGGCGATGTGAGTAAATATCTCAGCCACCTCTCTTACGCCAACTATCTCAACCCACAGCAAACCCCCATGGTGGTGTGGAACATGCTCAAAGGTTTAGCGTTGATGAGCGAAAGCTCTGATTTCCCGGCATTTAGTCAAGTGCGGCTAAAAGAGGAAGCGCTGCATGGCGCTGATTTTTTGGTCAGAATGCAAAATCCTAAAGGGTTCTTTTACACCACGGTCTTCGACAAGTGGAGTAAAGACGTCAAACAACGGGAAATTTGTACTTACGCCACTCAACAGGGGCACAAGTCTGACGACTACCAAGCGGGATTTCGCCAAGGTGGCGGCATCGCAATAGCGGCGCTAGCAGCAGCCGCAAGATTGGATGTGCACGGCGAGTATGATCAGCAGAAATACCTCAACGCAGCCGAAAATGGCTACTGGCATCTGAAAGAGAACAATCGCCATTATCTCAATGATGGAACAGAGAACATCATCGATGAATACTGCGCTCTGCTGGCATGTGTCGAGCTATATCGTTCAACGCAAGAGCTTCGATATCTAGAAGAAAGTCGCGCTTGGGCAGCCCGCCTTTCGGCGCGTCAACACAGCGATGAGCAGTTCGCCCATTTCTGGTCAGCCAATCAAGATGGTTCTCGTCCTTATTTCCACGCGGCCGAAGCGGGCCTGCCCGTGATTGCCCTATGTGAATATTTATCTATCGAGAGCGATGAGCCATATAGCGAACCGCTGCGTCAAGTAGTGCACAACGCGTGCGAGTTTGAAGTGACTATCACTAACAGAGTGACCAATCCTTTTGGTTACCCGCGCCAGTACGTTAAAGGAGTCAATCAGGTCAAACGTGACGCCTTTTTTGTCGCCCAACAAAACGAATCTGGCTATTGGTGGCAGGGTGAAAATGCCCGTCTAGGTTCGCTTGCGGTGCTGGGCTTTTTAGCACAAAAGCACCTCCGCGATGAAGCGCTCAAACAAACACTTTTACTCTTGGCTCAAGATGCCTTGAACTGGATTTTAGGGCTAAATCCGTACGATATGTGCATGCTTGATGGCCACGGCCATAACAATCCGGATTACCTTCCGCATCTAGGTTTTTTCAACGCCAAAGGCGGGGTGTGCAATGGGATAACCGCTGGATTTGAAGACGAAGAAGATATCGCCTTCAACCCAGACGGGCAAAAAGACGACATGTTGCAGAACTGGCGTTGGGGGGAACAGTGGATCCCTCATGGCGCTTGGTATTTGCTTGCCATGATGTGTCAAGCACATCACCACACTCAGTTCGAGCAGGAGTGA
- a CDS encoding N-acetylglucosamine kinase has translation MKAFYVGIDGGGTSCRARIRDAQGTLIGEGKSGSANIMLGAELAMTSIISTIRQAAMQGGLTEQDFASMHLGLALAGAEHKASWHAFMQQPHPFASVTLNTDAYGACLGAHNGENGAIMIAGTGSCGIYLQEGVQHVVGGREFPISDQGGGAVMGLRLIQQVLLAEDGIREKTPLCLHVMTHFNQDVDAIVEWSKKALPRDYGCFSPAIFQHAEQADSLAIELLKQTAQDIEMFLIALHKRGATRICLMGSIAERILQWLSPPVQQWIVEPQHDAIEGALMFAGQDKHNLYAMTQQ, from the coding sequence ATGAAAGCATTTTACGTGGGGATTGATGGCGGAGGCACCTCGTGCCGCGCACGGATCCGCGATGCGCAAGGTACGCTAATTGGCGAGGGCAAAAGTGGCAGCGCCAATATCATGCTCGGCGCGGAACTCGCCATGACATCCATCATCTCGACCATTCGCCAAGCCGCGATGCAAGGTGGCCTAACCGAGCAGGATTTCGCCAGTATGCATTTGGGCTTAGCACTGGCGGGGGCAGAGCATAAAGCCTCTTGGCACGCTTTTATGCAGCAGCCGCATCCTTTTGCCAGCGTCACTTTGAATACGGACGCGTACGGCGCTTGTCTTGGTGCGCACAACGGTGAAAACGGCGCAATTATGATCGCAGGCACAGGATCGTGCGGCATCTATCTGCAAGAGGGTGTGCAGCATGTGGTGGGAGGACGCGAGTTTCCTATCTCCGATCAAGGTGGTGGTGCTGTTATGGGCTTGAGACTTATCCAACAAGTGCTACTGGCCGAAGATGGCATTCGCGAGAAAACCCCACTTTGCCTGCACGTGATGACGCATTTTAACCAAGATGTCGACGCTATTGTTGAATGGTCCAAAAAGGCACTGCCGCGAGACTATGGCTGCTTTTCTCCCGCGATTTTCCAACACGCGGAACAGGCCGACTCGCTGGCGATTGAGCTGTTAAAACAGACGGCGCAGGACATTGAGATGTTTCTCATCGCTTTACATAAACGCGGCGCAACACGTATCTGCTTAATGGGCAGTATCGCAGAACGTATTTTGCAATGGTTATCACCACCCGTTCAGCAATGGATCGTCGAGCCACAACACGACGCTATAGAAGGGGCCTTGATGTTTGCCGGTCAAGACAAACACAACCTCTATGCTATGACCCAACAATAG
- a CDS encoding beta-N-acetylhexosaminidase, producing the protein MEYRIDLVVLSEQKQNCRFGLTLHNLSDQDLPAWSLTFAFNRFIQPGSVSHGTLTQIGSYCQLKPETQVLAANHHFYCEFSVQTNPFRYYSDGLNQAFIEFQQGDARVRRPVDVPPIVLASPYRERESLPHTLASEHALLPKPNAMTLDEGHFTLTSEIGVAWQCDTAQSAAQWFIDELQRIHHITLHADEHGKLVYKKNPTLDEGVYHLTISESHISIESGSQAGFVHASATLLQWIGCPEESQPIELVCCTIADKPRFDYRGMMLDCSRHFHSVEQVKRLINLLAHYKFNTFHWHLTDDEGWRIEIKTFPELTEIGAWRGVDEAIEPQYTHISQRYGGFYSQEEIKEVVAFAQQRGINVIPEIDVPGHCRAAIKSLPHLLVEEQDTTVYRSIQNYSDNVLNPALEGTYQFLDRVLEEVAALFPSPYVHIGADEVPHGVWSNSPSCQALMAEYSYQDYKELQGHLLRHAEQKLRSLGKRMLGWEEAQHGDKVSKDTVIYSWLSEDAAVNCARQGFDVVLQPAQTTYLDMTQDYAPEEPGVDWANPLPLKKAYTYEPLANIPADDPIHKRIWGIQTALWCEIINNPQRMDYMIFPRLTALAEACWTEKQQRDWPDYLARLKGHLPLLDKQGVQYRQPWK; encoded by the coding sequence ATGGAATATCGTATTGACCTGGTTGTCCTTTCGGAGCAGAAACAGAATTGTCGTTTTGGACTCACTTTGCATAATCTCAGTGACCAAGATCTGCCCGCGTGGTCGCTCACTTTTGCTTTCAATCGCTTCATTCAGCCTGGTAGCGTCTCACATGGCACTCTGACGCAAATTGGTAGCTATTGCCAGCTAAAGCCGGAAACGCAAGTTTTGGCAGCAAATCACCACTTTTACTGTGAATTTAGCGTGCAAACTAATCCGTTTCGCTACTATTCCGATGGTTTAAATCAAGCCTTTATTGAGTTTCAACAAGGCGATGCACGAGTTCGCCGCCCGGTGGATGTCCCTCCTATCGTACTTGCTTCTCCTTATCGCGAACGCGAGTCCTTGCCACATACTTTAGCCAGTGAGCACGCCCTGCTACCTAAACCCAATGCAATGACACTCGATGAAGGGCATTTTACCCTCACATCGGAGATCGGCGTGGCTTGGCAATGCGATACAGCACAAAGCGCAGCCCAATGGTTTATTGACGAGCTGCAACGTATTCACCACATCACTCTTCACGCCGATGAGCATGGCAAGCTGGTCTATAAAAAGAATCCTACCTTGGATGAAGGGGTTTACCACCTCACTATCAGTGAGTCGCACATCTCGATCGAATCAGGATCGCAGGCAGGCTTTGTCCACGCCAGCGCCACCTTATTGCAATGGATTGGTTGCCCTGAAGAGAGTCAGCCGATTGAACTGGTGTGCTGCACGATTGCCGATAAACCACGCTTTGATTATCGCGGCATGATGCTCGATTGCTCACGCCATTTTCACAGTGTCGAGCAAGTCAAACGTCTGATTAACTTGTTGGCGCACTACAAATTCAACACCTTCCATTGGCATCTGACCGACGATGAAGGCTGGAGAATTGAGATCAAAACCTTCCCTGAGCTAACCGAAATAGGCGCTTGGCGCGGTGTCGATGAAGCCATTGAGCCGCAATACACCCACATTTCGCAGCGCTACGGTGGCTTTTATAGTCAAGAAGAGATCAAAGAGGTCGTCGCGTTTGCACAGCAACGAGGCATCAATGTCATTCCTGAAATTGATGTGCCAGGGCACTGCCGCGCGGCAATCAAATCACTGCCACACCTACTGGTTGAAGAACAAGACACCACCGTCTATCGCAGTATTCAGAACTACTCTGATAACGTGTTAAACCCTGCATTAGAAGGCACTTACCAATTTCTTGATCGCGTCTTAGAAGAAGTCGCGGCACTGTTTCCTTCTCCTTATGTCCATATCGGCGCCGATGAAGTGCCACATGGCGTTTGGTCAAACAGCCCGAGCTGCCAAGCGTTGATGGCGGAATATAGCTACCAAGATTACAAAGAGCTTCAGGGCCACTTGCTACGCCACGCGGAACAAAAGCTGCGCTCACTTGGCAAACGTATGCTTGGCTGGGAAGAAGCACAACACGGCGACAAAGTCAGCAAAGACACCGTCATCTACTCTTGGCTGAGTGAAGATGCGGCGGTGAACTGCGCTCGCCAAGGGTTTGATGTGGTACTGCAGCCTGCACAAACCACCTATCTCGATATGACACAAGATTACGCACCGGAAGAGCCGGGGGTAGATTGGGCCAATCCACTGCCACTTAAAAAAGCCTATACCTACGAGCCGCTTGCCAATATACCGGCTGACGACCCAATTCATAAACGAATTTGGGGAATCCAAACGGCTCTTTGGTGCGAAATCATTAATAACCCACAACGCATGGACTACATGATCTTCCCGCGCTTAACCGCGCTGGCCGAAGCGTGTTGGACGGAAAAACAGCAGCGCGACTGGCCTGACTATTTAGCGAGACTCAAAGGCCACTTACCACTGCTCGACAAACAAGGCGTGCAATATCGTCAGCCTTGGAAATAG
- a CDS encoding GH36-type glycosyl hydrolase domain-containing protein — MKYGYFDNDNREYVITRPDVPAPWTNYLGTEKFCTVISHNAGGYSFYHSPEYNRVTKFRPNFTQDRPGHYVYLRDDATGDYWSISWQPVAKSLEQAGYEVRHGLSYSKFKCEYNGIVAKKTLFVPKGEDAEVWDVEIENTSNEVRTISAFNYVEFSFSHIKSDNQNHQMSLYSAGTEFKDGVIEYDLYYNTDDFLGFYYLTATFDADSYDGQRDTFLGMYRDEANPIAVAQGQCSNSAQTCYNHCGALHKQFVLQPGEKVRFAVILGVGKGNGAKLREKYQDLNQVDQAFAGIKAHWDERCEKFQVKSPNAGLDTMINAWTLYQAETCVVWSRFASFIEVGGRTGLGYRDTAQDAISVPHTNPAMTRKRLVDLLRGQVKAGYGLHLFDPDWFDPEKADVKPSKSPTVVPTPSDDDKIHGIKDTCSDDHLWIVPTILNYVKETGDIGFIDEVIPYADGGNATVYEHMMAALDFSAEYVGQTGICKGLRADWNDCLNLGGGESSMVSFLHFWALEAFLELSRFRNDDAATDKYQAMANGVRQACETHLWDEKGEWYIRGLTKDGDKIGTFDQVEGKVHLESNSLAVLSGAVSHERGIKAMDAVYEYLFSKYGLHLNAPSFATPNDDIGFVTRVYQGVKENGAIFSHPNPWAWVAEAKLGRGDRAMELYDSLNPYNQNDIIETRIAEPYSYVQFIMGRDHQDHGRANHPWLTGTSGWAYYATTNFILGVRTGFDSLEIDPCIPTSWPGFEVTRQWRGATYQIKVENPQGVSKGVKSITLNGQAIEGAVPAQAQGTVNEVVVVLG, encoded by the coding sequence ATGAAATACGGCTATTTCGATAACGACAATCGTGAATACGTCATCACCCGTCCAGATGTACCAGCGCCTTGGACGAACTATCTGGGCACAGAAAAGTTCTGTACCGTCATCTCACACAACGCGGGCGGCTACTCTTTCTATCACTCGCCAGAGTACAATCGCGTGACCAAATTCCGCCCTAACTTTACCCAAGATCGCCCGGGACATTACGTCTATCTGCGTGATGATGCCACTGGCGACTACTGGTCTATTTCCTGGCAACCCGTGGCAAAAAGCCTTGAACAAGCGGGCTACGAAGTTCGTCATGGCCTCTCCTACTCAAAATTTAAGTGTGAGTACAACGGCATCGTGGCGAAAAAAACGCTCTTCGTACCAAAAGGCGAAGATGCCGAAGTTTGGGATGTTGAGATCGAAAACACCTCAAACGAAGTGCGCACAATCAGTGCTTTCAACTACGTCGAGTTCTCTTTCAGCCACATTAAATCAGATAACCAAAACCACCAGATGTCGCTCTACTCTGCGGGTACCGAATTCAAAGATGGCGTGATTGAGTACGACCTATACTACAACACCGACGACTTCCTTGGTTTCTATTACCTGACAGCCACGTTTGATGCCGACAGCTACGATGGCCAGCGCGATACGTTCCTCGGCATGTACCGCGACGAAGCCAACCCAATTGCGGTGGCGCAAGGTCAGTGCTCGAACAGCGCGCAAACTTGTTACAACCATTGTGGTGCGCTGCATAAGCAATTCGTGTTGCAACCGGGCGAAAAAGTGCGCTTTGCGGTGATCTTAGGTGTTGGTAAAGGTAACGGCGCGAAATTGCGCGAAAAATACCAAGATCTTAACCAAGTGGATCAAGCGTTTGCCGGCATCAAAGCACACTGGGACGAGCGCTGTGAGAAGTTCCAGGTGAAATCACCAAACGCTGGTTTAGATACCATGATCAACGCATGGACGCTCTACCAAGCAGAAACCTGTGTAGTATGGTCGCGCTTTGCCTCGTTCATTGAAGTCGGTGGCCGTACCGGTTTGGGTTATCGTGATACCGCGCAAGATGCGATCTCAGTTCCGCACACCAACCCAGCGATGACGCGTAAACGTCTGGTTGATCTGTTGCGCGGCCAAGTGAAAGCAGGCTACGGTTTGCACCTATTCGATCCTGATTGGTTTGATCCAGAAAAAGCCGATGTTAAACCATCGAAATCACCGACCGTTGTCCCAACCCCATCTGACGATGACAAGATCCACGGCATCAAAGATACCTGTTCAGACGACCACCTGTGGATCGTGCCAACCATTTTGAACTATGTGAAAGAGACAGGTGATATCGGCTTTATTGACGAAGTGATCCCTTACGCCGACGGCGGCAATGCGACGGTGTATGAACACATGATGGCGGCGCTGGACTTCTCCGCAGAGTACGTCGGTCAAACCGGTATCTGTAAAGGGCTACGTGCCGACTGGAACGACTGTCTAAACCTCGGCGGCGGTGAGTCTTCTATGGTCTCGTTCCTGCACTTCTGGGCACTGGAAGCTTTCTTGGAACTGTCTCGTTTCCGTAACGATGACGCCGCAACCGATAAGTACCAAGCGATGGCAAACGGCGTTCGTCAAGCGTGTGAAACCCATCTCTGGGATGAGAAAGGCGAATGGTACATCCGTGGCCTGACCAAAGATGGCGATAAGATCGGCACCTTCGACCAAGTGGAAGGCAAAGTGCACCTTGAGTCCAACTCACTGGCGGTACTTTCTGGTGCCGTCAGCCACGAACGCGGCATCAAGGCGATGGATGCAGTCTACGAGTACCTGTTCTCCAAATATGGCCTACACCTAAACGCACCATCATTTGCCACACCGAATGATGACATCGGTTTCGTTACTCGCGTTTACCAAGGCGTGAAAGAAAACGGCGCGATCTTCTCGCATCCAAACCCATGGGCATGGGTCGCGGAAGCGAAGCTTGGCCGCGGTGATCGCGCAATGGAGCTTTACGACTCACTCAACCCATACAACCAAAACGACATCATTGAAACCCGTATTGCAGAACCGTACTCCTACGTGCAGTTCATCATGGGGCGTGACCACCAAGACCATGGTCGGGCAAACCACCCATGGTTAACGGGGACTTCAGGTTGGGCGTACTACGCCACCACCAACTTTATTCTCGGCGTACGTACTGGTTTTGATTCACTTGAAATCGACCCATGTATTCCAACCTCGTGGCCAGGTTTTGAAGTGACTCGTCAATGGCGCGGCGCGACTTACCAAATCAAGGTAGAAAACCCGCAAGGTGTGTCAAAAGGAGTGAAATCGATCACTTTAAACGGCCAAGCGATCGAAGGTGCGGTTCCTGCGCAAGCGCAAGGTACGGTAAATGAGGTTGTAGTCGTGTTGGGATAA